The following nucleotide sequence is from Acidobacteriota bacterium.
CTCAGTGGGAAGGGTTGCGCCAAAAGGAGCGCTTTCAAGCGCTGCTGGCCAGGATGGGCGAAGCGTCCCGCTGAGTGCCGCGGCCGGCGCTACTCCTCGCTGGATTGGTCGAAGGACTCGATGGCTTCGTCTTCGTCTTCGTAGACTTCGAGCAAGGGCAACAGCCGGCTGATGGAGAGCACGTGGCGGACGCGGTCTCCCACCCGCAGCAGCTTGACGGAGCAGCCGCTGGCCTCGGCCCGCTTGATCCCGGAAACCAGTTCGCCGATGCCTGAACTGTCGATCCACCCCACCTCGGAAAGATTGAGCAGCACCCGGTCG
It contains:
- a CDS encoding STAS domain-containing protein, which codes for MDVSFRENEGVIVVDMQGRLVSGGPSESLRQLINQLLVEDRDRVLLNLSEVGWIDSSGIGELVSGIKRAEASGCSVKLLRVGDRVRHVLSISRLLPLLEVYEDEDEAIESFDQSSEE